One window of the Sporomusaceae bacterium FL31 genome contains the following:
- a CDS encoding ATPase, whose translation MLQLIEDYIEKLKNVDHQLESLMSDRKIIETELSALTKAIKKQSRVFGAIVSMSHDCSFIFDKNGKFTYSSIAGSQMFGLKQTDIIGKSWRELGLPREIMIPFEAHLKTVFILGTSVANVAKVAFPYGIRYMEYYLNPILGENLTVDAVFCVVRDVTQHKESETVQQQLTLQYLHEAQRLQQLIDTAPMAILTVDSEGFITAINQAAIDFLPRISDQFKGRQLYRMSLKSQEDKCGGALIARALNGEEIKPCLFKHEDQHYLISAYPTREKNTGVILGAVAFYQDITEVERLRKQLARLDRLNLIGEMAAGVAHEIRNPMTVVMGYLQMLSARAEADWKDKYDIIMEELNRINSIVTDFLSLAKNKMVEKASNNLNEIIRSIYPLIMADATKNDIEVQLNLAEEMPDLLLNEKEIKQLVLNLSRNAFDAMESKCRLVSITTQVYPDKVQLITTDNGCGIERQYLEKIFDPFFTTKDSGTGLGLSVCLSIVERHQGTVEIHSEVGQGTSVVISFLRQ comes from the coding sequence ATGCTACAATTAATTGAAGATTATATAGAAAAACTAAAGAATGTAGATCATCAACTTGAAAGCTTGATGTCTGATCGGAAAATCATCGAAACAGAATTATCAGCTTTAACTAAAGCAATCAAAAAACAGTCCAGAGTATTTGGGGCAATCGTTTCAATGAGTCATGATTGTTCTTTTATTTTCGATAAAAATGGAAAATTTACTTATTCGAGTATTGCTGGTTCACAAATGTTTGGCTTAAAGCAGACGGATATTATTGGTAAAAGCTGGCGGGAATTGGGCTTGCCGCGCGAAATAATGATTCCTTTTGAAGCTCATTTAAAGACAGTATTTATCTTAGGAACTTCGGTAGCTAATGTAGCCAAAGTTGCCTTTCCCTATGGCATTCGTTACATGGAATATTATCTAAATCCAATTTTGGGGGAAAACTTAACTGTCGATGCTGTCTTTTGTGTCGTTCGTGATGTGACTCAACATAAGGAATCAGAAACCGTTCAACAGCAATTGACCTTGCAGTATCTTCACGAAGCACAGCGGCTGCAGCAATTAATCGATACAGCGCCGATGGCTATTCTTACAGTAGATAGTGAAGGGTTTATTACGGCGATTAATCAAGCAGCCATTGATTTTTTGCCGCGAATTAGTGATCAGTTTAAAGGACGTCAACTTTACCGGATGTCGCTAAAGTCGCAAGAGGATAAATGCGGTGGTGCTTTAATTGCCCGCGCTCTGAATGGAGAAGAAATTAAACCTTGCTTATTTAAACATGAGGATCAGCATTACCTCATCAGTGCCTATCCGACAAGAGAAAAGAATACAGGCGTTATTTTAGGGGCAGTGGCTTTCTACCAGGATATTACTGAGGTGGAAAGACTTCGCAAGCAATTGGCAAGACTGGATCGTCTTAATCTTATTGGTGAGATGGCAGCTGGTGTGGCTCATGAAATAAGAAATCCGATGACGGTAGTCATGGGGTATTTGCAAATGCTTTCAGCCCGTGCTGAGGCCGATTGGAAAGATAAATATGATATTATCATGGAAGAATTAAATCGGATTAATTCAATCGTGACAGATTTTTTATCCTTAGCGAAAAATAAGATGGTCGAAAAAGCTTCGAATAATTTAAATGAAATTATTCGAAGCATTTATCCCCTGATCATGGCTGACGCTACTAAGAATGATATTGAAGTGCAGTTGAATTTAGCCGAAGAGATGCCTGATCTGTTATTAAATGAAAAAGAAATTAAACAACTGGTTTTAAATTTATCGCGTAATGCATTTGATGCTATGGAATCAAAGTGCCGCTTAGTTAGCATTACAACCCAGGTTTATCCGGATAAGGTTCAACTGATAACAACAGATAACGGCTGTGGAATCGAACGACAATATTTAGAAAAAATCTTTGATCCGTTTTTTACCACCAAAGATAGTGGGACAGGACTTGGTCTGTCGGTTTGCCTTAGTATCGTAGAACGTCATCAGGGAACGGTGGAAATACACTCTGAAGTTGGTCAGGGTACGTCTGTCGTGATCTCTTTTTTACGGCAATAA
- the cda1 gene encoding polysaccharide deacetylase family sporulation protein PdaB produces MIINLRKILQHRHLFYSIIGLLAISATYVQVADVISGGPIAIAGVRTDQKVVALTFDHSWGNKFTPSILDTLQQNNLKVTFFIMGPWAQKYPEVAQRMVKDGHEIASHGYRHENYGDMTTEWVKSDIEKAHAQIKEVTGVEPTLLRPPNGHYSQQSLKATDELGYKTIIWNIDSLDWKNPGRDVIIERVTKRLKPGGIILLHASDTPVQTAEALPILIEKIKAEGYQIVTVGELLTKYSDKGIQRH; encoded by the coding sequence ATGATTATAAATTTGCGCAAAATTTTGCAGCATCGCCATTTGTTTTATAGTATTATTGGCCTGTTAGCCATTAGTGCAACCTATGTTCAAGTGGCTGATGTGATTTCAGGAGGACCCATTGCCATAGCGGGTGTTCGAACAGATCAAAAAGTAGTTGCGTTGACCTTTGATCATTCTTGGGGCAATAAATTCACACCATCCATTTTGGATACACTGCAGCAAAATAATTTGAAGGTAACTTTTTTTATCATGGGTCCATGGGCACAAAAATACCCTGAAGTAGCGCAGCGGATGGTGAAAGATGGTCATGAGATTGCCAGTCATGGGTATCGACACGAGAACTATGGTGATATGACGACCGAATGGGTAAAGAGTGATATTGAAAAAGCGCATGCACAGATCAAAGAAGTCACTGGTGTAGAACCCACCTTATTGCGTCCGCCTAATGGTCATTATAGCCAGCAATCGCTCAAAGCAACAGATGAACTTGGCTATAAAACAATCATCTGGAATATTGATTCGCTTGACTGGAAAAATCCAGGACGGGATGTTATTATTGAACGGGTAACAAAAAGGCTTAAGCCAGGCGGCATTATTTTACTGCACGCATCGGACACACCTGTTCAGACAGCAGAAGCTTTGCCTATTTTAATTGAAAAGATTAAAGCTGAAGGCTATCAGATTGTTACTGTTGGAGAATTGCTCACTAAGTATTCCGATAAGGGCATACAACGTCATTAA